In Calditrichota bacterium, a single window of DNA contains:
- a CDS encoding ABC transporter permease: MLKLIIFKELKDIISSSKFAWTFAIISFLTIMVFYVSGKNYELQQRRYEAGLAENTRQMQGITDWLQIKHHIYLPPDPLYTLVNGIDNDIGRNTEMFGVGELVSDDSRYMEDPLFATFRFLDLRFLFVIIFSLFAIMFGYNMINGEKESGTLKLVFANSIPKDTFVLGKMIGAISAIAIPVLLPLSIGSLLLIFMGIPMEAESWLRLAFINFAGILLFVFFLVLSILFSALTKKSSWSFLYMIVIWIFFVLIWPRSSVLISGRAVDVPSVDEVAYQKAAFQSQLWQEDRKKMNNYKPDTQDMSKMMEDFQKFMAEISDERNTKMAEYSQRLNQERQNRQVIQESTAFWVGRLSPVTEFALAAMQLAGTNIDLKNRYREEAKRYQETYAGFLKQHTGGPLPGGGIVMRMVGEEEPEPIDPSELPVYQFKKSSLSEDMSKAAIDFGLLISFILVGFASSVWAFSRFDVR; encoded by the coding sequence ATGTTAAAACTTATCATTTTTAAAGAATTAAAGGATATTATCAGCTCTAGCAAATTTGCCTGGACTTTTGCCATAATATCATTTTTGACAATTATGGTTTTTTATGTAAGCGGCAAAAATTACGAGCTTCAGCAGCGTAGATATGAGGCCGGACTTGCAGAGAACACTCGCCAAATGCAGGGAATAACCGATTGGCTTCAAATAAAGCATCATATTTATTTACCGCCTGATCCACTTTATACTTTGGTAAATGGAATTGATAATGATATTGGCCGCAATACAGAAATGTTTGGAGTTGGCGAACTGGTTAGTGATGACAGCCGTTATATGGAGGATCCGCTTTTTGCAACTTTCCGGTTCCTGGATTTGCGGTTTTTGTTTGTAATTATCTTTTCCCTGTTTGCCATAATGTTTGGCTATAACATGATAAATGGCGAAAAAGAAAGTGGGACTTTGAAACTGGTTTTTGCCAATTCGATACCTAAGGATACTTTTGTTTTAGGTAAAATGATAGGAGCTATTTCTGCAATTGCGATTCCGGTTTTACTACCCTTATCTATAGGTTCGCTTCTGCTTATTTTTATGGGCATCCCTATGGAAGCAGAGAGTTGGCTGCGTTTGGCATTTATAAATTTTGCGGGAATTTTACTTTTTGTTTTTTTCCTGGTTTTATCCATCCTTTTTTCAGCTTTAACCAAAAAATCATCCTGGTCTTTTTTATATATGATTGTTATATGGATATTTTTTGTTCTCATCTGGCCACGCAGTTCGGTACTAATTTCCGGACGGGCAGTTGATGTCCCTTCCGTGGATGAGGTGGCTTATCAAAAAGCCGCGTTCCAATCACAGCTTTGGCAGGAAGACAGAAAAAAGATGAACAACTATAAACCGGACACTCAGGACATGTCCAAAATGATGGAAGACTTTCAAAAATTTATGGCTGAAATATCGGACGAACGAAATACGAAAATGGCAGAATACAGCCAACGATTAAATCAGGAGCGTCAAAACCGGCAGGTTATTCAGGAGTCCACTGCTTTTTGGGTTGGGCGCTTGTCTCCGGTAACAGAGTTTGCATTGGCTGCAATGCAATTGGCAGGCACCAATATTGATCTGAAGAACAGGTACAGAGAGGAAGCGAAAAGGTATCAGGAAACATATGCGGGATTTTTAAAGCAACATACTGGTGGTCCGTTACCAGGTGGCGGAATCGTTATGCGCATGGTTGGTGAAGAAGAACCTGAGCCGATTGATCCCTCTGAGTTGCCGGTTTATCAATTTAAAAAATCCTCATTGTCAGAAGATATGTCAAAAGCAGCGATCGATTTTGGATTGTTGATTAGTTTTATTTTAGTAGGATTTGCGTCATCGGTATGGGCTTTTTCGCGCTTTGATGTTCGCTAA
- a CDS encoding PDZ domain-containing protein, protein MRKFRPLLILAVMGLWIINCTAAGQKRSEKEIIIQKVGNGITLGLVISNLNDEDKKELKSEIGAKVLHVLEDSNAEEAGFKDNDVVVEFEGEKIEDAKELNDIVEAIEGEKNVSMTVIRDGSKKSIKATIKPDDDEKHVDLKIKGESDGQSWSWTTTEEDGDHESLVWVEEKDGDHNVIVKEFAGVPGAPHAISISESGSNKGGFLGVVTDNISEQMLEYFEVEHGVLVKEIVEDSPAEKAGLKAGDVITFIENRKIEDYSDLTRTISFYNPDEEVEISFVRKGSKKNVDAKLAKKKHRVDFIGGKGSNMFIFEDDDHGVHSPRFNVKTKGKPFMMKKFGIGKQSMNIYII, encoded by the coding sequence ATGCGTAAATTTAGACCACTTTTAATTTTAGCTGTTATGGGTTTGTGGATTATTAATTGCACAGCAGCAGGACAAAAAAGATCTGAAAAGGAAATCATAATTCAAAAAGTAGGTAATGGAATAACACTTGGACTTGTGATTTCTAATTTAAATGATGAAGATAAAAAGGAATTAAAAAGTGAGATCGGTGCTAAGGTTTTACATGTTTTAGAAGATAGTAATGCTGAAGAAGCAGGTTTTAAAGATAATGATGTTGTGGTTGAATTTGAAGGTGAAAAAATTGAAGATGCAAAAGAATTAAATGACATTGTAGAGGCTATTGAAGGTGAAAAAAATGTATCAATGACTGTGATTAGGGATGGCTCGAAGAAAAGCATTAAAGCAACTATAAAACCAGATGATGATGAAAAACATGTTGATCTTAAAATTAAGGGTGAGAGCGATGGCCAAAGTTGGAGCTGGACAACGACTGAAGAAGACGGAGACCATGAAAGCCTGGTATGGGTTGAAGAAAAAGATGGTGATCACAACGTAATTGTAAAAGAATTTGCCGGAGTTCCTGGTGCTCCACATGCTATTTCAATTAGCGAAAGTGGTAGTAATAAAGGTGGTTTCCTGGGTGTGGTTACAGATAATATCTCTGAGCAAATGTTGGAGTATTTTGAAGTTGAGCATGGTGTGCTTGTAAAGGAAATCGTTGAAGATTCTCCGGCAGAAAAAGCCGGATTAAAAGCTGGTGATGTCATCACTTTTATTGAAAATCGCAAAATTGAAGACTATTCAGACCTGACACGTACAATTAGTTTTTATAACCCGGATGAAGAAGTAGAAATTAGTTTTGTACGAAAAGGATCTAAGAAAAATGTAGATGCTAAATTAGCCAAGAAAAAACATAGAGTGGATTTTATTGGCGGAAAAGGTAGCAATATGTTCATTTTTGAAGATGATGATCACGGCGTTCATTCTCCCCGTTTTAATGTAAAAACCAAAGGCAAGCCTTTTATGATGAAGAAATTTGGTATCGGGAAGCAATCAATGAATATTTACATAATCTGA
- a CDS encoding acyltransferase has protein sequence MIKKILTPFFLFFIKRAYKNFPHEKYAPRILFRYALRQKFFGPNKKVPWPVHHTSQIIDFEKIDNGTRAPGMGKNCYLDARNGIILGENVWTGPNISIISMNHDNQDYKKYIKSDPVRIGKNSWLAANCIILPSVELGEHTIVAAGAVVTKSFPNDNQVIAGNPAKIVKKLGPYNEQNSTT, from the coding sequence ATGATTAAGAAAATATTAACACCCTTTTTTTTATTTTTCATAAAACGCGCTTATAAAAATTTTCCACATGAAAAATATGCTCCACGGATTTTGTTTAGATACGCCCTTCGCCAAAAGTTTTTTGGACCTAATAAAAAAGTGCCCTGGCCTGTACATCATACCAGCCAGATTATAGACTTTGAAAAAATTGATAATGGTACACGTGCACCGGGAATGGGCAAGAATTGTTATCTGGATGCCCGCAATGGAATTATTTTAGGGGAAAATGTCTGGACTGGCCCCAATATTTCAATTATAAGCATGAACCATGATAATCAAGATTACAAAAAATACATAAAATCCGATCCTGTAAGAATTGGAAAAAACTCCTGGCTTGCTGCTAATTGTATTATCTTGCCCAGCGTAGAACTTGGCGAACATACCATCGTTGCGGCAGGGGCGGTTGTAACAAAATCTTTTCCAAACGATAACCAGGTAATCGCTGGTAACCCGGCGAAAATTGTAAAAAAGCTTGGGCCATACAACGAACAGAACTCAACTACCTAA
- a CDS encoding ABC transporter ATP-binding protein, which yields MENELKLEARDLGKIYEDGTKALDNVSFKVEAGSIYAMLGGNGAGKTTTINIFLNFIEPSAGDALVDGINCSDEPLKAKANIAYVSENVMLYSNFTAIQNLDFFSRLAGKNNYSRTDYENVLRRVGLQDEAFDRKLSTFSKGMRQKSGIAIAILKDAAVIILDEPTSGLDPKAGFEFIRLLEDLKSEGKAILMSTHDIFRAKEIADTIGILNNGKLVMERNKEELKNADLQQLYVEHMAGYMNA from the coding sequence ATGGAAAATGAATTAAAACTGGAAGCACGAGACTTGGGCAAAATTTATGAAGACGGCACCAAAGCTCTGGACAATGTTTCTTTCAAAGTGGAGGCAGGCTCAATCTATGCTATGCTTGGTGGCAACGGGGCCGGCAAAACAACAACAATAAATATCTTCCTGAATTTTATTGAACCTTCGGCAGGTGATGCTTTGGTTGATGGTATTAACTGTAGCGATGAGCCATTGAAAGCCAAGGCAAATATCGCTTATGTTTCAGAAAATGTAATGCTGTATTCAAATTTTACTGCCATACAAAATCTTGATTTTTTCTCCAGGCTTGCAGGAAAAAATAACTATTCCCGAACGGATTATGAAAATGTATTAAGACGCGTTGGTCTTCAGGATGAAGCATTCGATCGCAAGCTATCAACATTCTCAAAAGGGATGCGCCAAAAAAGCGGTATTGCAATCGCTATATTGAAAGATGCAGCGGTTATTATTCTGGACGAGCCGACATCAGGTTTGGACCCTAAGGCCGGGTTTGAATTCATCCGTCTGCTTGAAGATTTAAAATCCGAAGGCAAAGCAATTTTAATGTCAACACATGATATTTTCCGGGCCAAAGAAATAGCTGACACGATTGGTATTCTTAACAATGGTAAACTTGTTATGGAGCGCAACAAAGAAGAGCTTAAAAATGCGGATCTGCAGCAGCTTTATGTAGAACACATGGCCGGATATATGAATGCTTGA
- a CDS encoding HAMP domain-containing protein — protein sequence MKLQSITVKFILIVSVLMASVLSIQFYFTNQAHEDILSELNRLTKSINTTTEKILVERFENEAIGFGLNDSNHWKVKAPNGHPNEFWHDIEENEVIVSSSDKANPRIEKWISKKKGRSGTTIIDGAQSYEFLFSEDDKMHVLQVDSNRLKLEVIDINLNTPKPASGVSVQSKNKWTKAIGLKPKAERDHILSFEFPTLVSTSNAPQRLRYNYNTEVFSSVLDDIRDRNLLITLSLFGLSLLAIAVIAGKFLKPIKSLYNSFDKVVQGDLDVTVKSKSKDEIGELSTSFNHMVKELRKNKDKEAIMHRQERLASLGQLAAGVAHEIKNPLNAINLTIEHLNDKFISEKEEQASGYIRTIQKEIRRLDKTVNNFLSYLRSENLNKKEANVNNLLDEILNLYEREISNSKIKVSKNYSKECIINLDTERFKTVLMNVIINAIQAMQKGGTVDISTDSASGTIVIKDSGIGIPKKDLENIFDLFYTTKSAGTGLGLPTAHKIVKEHGGELSIESEENKGTVVRIRIKDQRKKVVQ from the coding sequence ATGAAATTACAAAGTATTACAGTAAAATTTATTTTGATTGTATCGGTTCTGATGGCTTCAGTTTTGAGCATTCAGTTCTATTTTACAAACCAGGCTCATGAAGATATTTTATCGGAACTAAACCGCTTAACAAAATCAATAAATACAACAACAGAAAAAATACTTGTTGAGCGATTCGAAAATGAAGCAATTGGTTTCGGGTTAAATGATAGCAATCATTGGAAGGTTAAAGCACCAAACGGCCACCCTAATGAGTTTTGGCATGATATTGAAGAAAATGAAGTAATTGTTTCTAGTTCAGATAAAGCAAACCCAAGAATTGAGAAATGGATTTCAAAGAAAAAAGGCAGATCAGGCACCACCATTATTGACGGTGCGCAATCTTATGAGTTCCTGTTTTCTGAAGATGACAAAATGCATGTGCTTCAGGTCGATTCCAACAGGCTTAAGTTAGAAGTGATTGATATAAACCTTAATACCCCAAAGCCGGCTAGTGGTGTTTCTGTGCAATCCAAAAATAAATGGACAAAAGCAATAGGCCTCAAACCCAAGGCCGAAAGAGATCATATCTTATCGTTTGAGTTTCCAACACTCGTCTCTACATCTAATGCCCCTCAGCGTCTTAGATATAATTACAACACCGAGGTTTTTAGTTCAGTTCTTGATGATATTCGTGACCGCAATCTACTAATTACCCTGAGCCTTTTCGGGCTTTCACTTCTTGCAATTGCAGTCATTGCCGGCAAGTTCCTGAAGCCGATTAAATCTTTGTATAACTCATTTGATAAGGTAGTCCAGGGAGATTTGGATGTTACTGTTAAATCAAAATCAAAAGATGAAATTGGCGAATTATCAACATCTTTTAACCACATGGTTAAGGAGTTAAGGAAAAATAAAGACAAAGAAGCTATTATGCATCGCCAGGAACGGTTGGCTTCTCTTGGACAATTGGCAGCCGGAGTAGCACATGAAATAAAAAATCCTTTAAACGCAATTAACCTTACAATAGAGCACCTAAATGATAAGTTCATTTCCGAGAAAGAGGAACAGGCATCCGGTTATATCCGAACGATCCAAAAAGAAATCAGGCGGCTGGATAAAACAGTCAACAACTTTTTAAGCTATTTGCGAAGTGAAAACCTGAACAAAAAAGAAGCGAATGTAAATAATTTGCTGGATGAAATATTGAATTTATATGAGCGTGAAATTTCCAACAGTAAAATTAAGGTTAGCAAAAACTATAGCAAAGAGTGCATAATTAATCTTGATACGGAGCGCTTTAAAACTGTATTGATGAATGTAATTATCAATGCAATTCAGGCTATGCAAAAAGGTGGTACTGTTGATATTTCAACAGATTCTGCAAGCGGTACAATTGTTATTAAAGATTCAGGTATTGGAATACCGAAGAAAGATCTGGAAAACATATTTGACCTTTTTTACACCACAAAAAGTGCCGGAACAGGGCTTGGTTTACCGACTGCACATAAAATTGTAAAGGAACATGGTGGAGAGCTTTCGATTGAAAGTGAAGAGAATAAAGGGACGGTAGTAAGAATCAGGATTAAAGATCAAAGAAAAAAAGTAGTTCAATAG
- a CDS encoding T9SS type A sorting domain-containing protein, which produces MITNRPILTVLFFLILTATFSTASNYLRVQDPQSWWKYGKGTIEEAVISVKPRGLYMECGLYLTLSGKGLGYSSADTLEIQYYFDLPEEAIVHDSWLWVEDEIIRGKLLDKWTAASIYEDIVKRRRDPSILFKNSKTQYELRIFPMAGNESRKVKITFLLPTNWNANSVSCTLPVNMLNVSRYPISTFNILSWVNGEWKNPKISEFPDNKFRPYDSEEFGNYLRADIPVESTQSSLNYTIDTPFDNGIYLNKYSGEHENYYQLALLPSQIAELGTASKKVAFLFDHQSSKTDIKANDLLLNVKEVLYSNFTSQDSFNLFFTNLDIERVSNHWVSADSITIETVFSNLEDDIISNYSSLPALLSNGIDFVQNNGNDGSLFLLSSSEQFGESSVANDLIDDLLAKMNPTLPIHVTDYANWSIGYNWIGGRYYRGNEYFYTNITRLTSANYKTTRTGQSLSELLLELSQSLGGFMTSFDLHTSLENGFCYGRFDFHPNQTIYLNKPILQVGKYNGELPFKIDIAGEFNNIPFSSKVTINETDIFNTDSLNEEIWSGKYIHSLEKEEQTNDIVGEIVAKSLEERVLSLYTAFLCLEPSRGGEVCYDCLDESSLITDLYESQDVNSDSLINVYPNPFNNQTKIQINLQKFNDLKNISIKIYNITGQVVKDFNSEINTSGKLNITWDGKNNLGSSVSSGTYFLIANNGQLKIVRKLLMIK; this is translated from the coding sequence ATGATCACAAACAGACCTATACTGACGGTATTGTTTTTTTTAATATTAACGGCAACATTTTCGACCGCTTCAAACTACCTGCGAGTACAGGATCCCCAGTCATGGTGGAAGTATGGTAAAGGGACGATTGAAGAAGCAGTCATTTCAGTAAAGCCAAGAGGATTATATATGGAGTGTGGCCTTTATTTAACTCTTTCCGGAAAAGGCTTAGGGTATTCATCAGCAGATACTCTTGAAATTCAATATTATTTTGATCTTCCTGAGGAGGCCATTGTACATGATTCCTGGCTTTGGGTAGAAGATGAAATTATAAGAGGAAAATTACTGGATAAATGGACAGCTGCATCGATCTATGAAGATATAGTAAAACGTCGGCGTGATCCTTCTATTTTATTTAAAAATAGTAAAACGCAATACGAATTAAGAATTTTCCCAATGGCAGGCAATGAATCAAGAAAAGTAAAAATTACATTCTTACTACCCACAAACTGGAACGCAAATTCAGTTTCATGCACCCTACCGGTAAATATGCTAAATGTATCAAGATATCCAATATCAACTTTCAATATCTTAAGTTGGGTAAATGGAGAGTGGAAAAACCCAAAAATTTCTGAATTTCCGGATAACAAATTTCGACCATATGATAGTGAAGAATTTGGAAATTATCTTAGGGCTGACATCCCTGTTGAATCCACCCAATCAAGTTTAAACTATACAATTGATACCCCTTTTGATAATGGTATTTACCTTAATAAATATTCCGGAGAACACGAAAACTATTACCAGCTTGCATTATTGCCATCACAAATTGCTGAATTAGGTACTGCTTCAAAAAAAGTGGCTTTTTTATTTGATCATCAATCTTCAAAAACAGACATTAAAGCAAATGACTTATTACTTAATGTTAAAGAAGTTTTATATTCAAATTTTACATCGCAGGACTCTTTTAACCTATTTTTTACCAATCTAGATATAGAACGTGTCAGTAACCATTGGGTTTCAGCAGATTCTATAACAATAGAAACGGTTTTTTCAAATCTGGAAGATGATATCATTTCGAACTACAGCAGCCTGCCTGCATTATTATCTAACGGAATTGATTTTGTTCAAAACAATGGTAATGATGGAAGTTTATTTCTTCTTTCTTCTTCTGAACAGTTTGGAGAAAGTTCTGTGGCTAACGATTTGATCGATGATTTATTGGCAAAAATGAATCCTACCCTTCCAATCCATGTAACAGATTATGCAAATTGGTCAATAGGATACAATTGGATTGGTGGGCGGTATTATCGCGGAAATGAGTATTTTTATACAAACATCACTCGATTAACATCTGCTAATTATAAAACAACTCGTACCGGACAATCCCTGTCAGAGCTACTTTTAGAACTTTCGCAATCTCTTGGTGGTTTTATGACTTCTTTTGATCTGCATACAAGTCTTGAAAATGGTTTCTGTTATGGTAGGTTTGATTTTCATCCGAATCAAACAATCTATTTAAACAAGCCGATTTTGCAGGTTGGTAAATATAATGGTGAACTTCCTTTTAAAATTGACATTGCAGGAGAATTTAATAACATACCTTTCTCCAGTAAAGTTACTATTAATGAGACGGATATATTCAATACTGATAGTTTAAACGAAGAAATTTGGTCAGGTAAATATATTCACTCACTCGAAAAAGAAGAGCAGACAAACGATATTGTTGGTGAAATTGTTGCTAAAAGTTTAGAAGAGCGTGTTTTATCTTTATATACGGCCTTTTTATGTCTTGAGCCATCCAGAGGTGGTGAAGTCTGTTATGATTGTTTAGATGAATCAAGTTTAATCACAGATTTATATGAGTCCCAAGATGTAAACAGTGATTCATTAATAAATGTTTACCCCAACCCGTTTAATAATCAGACTAAAATTCAAATCAACTTGCAAAAATTTAATGACCTCAAGAATATTTCAATAAAGATATATAATATTACAGGCCAGGTAGTAAAGGACTTTAATTCTGAAATAAATACATCTGGAAAATTAAATATTACTTGGGATGGTAAAAATAACCTTGGTAGCTCAGTTTCAAGTGGAACATATTTCCTTATCGCAAACAATGGGCAACTAAAAATTGTTAGAAAACTTCTTATGATAAAATAA
- a CDS encoding sigma-54-dependent Fis family transcriptional regulator has translation MHILIVDDEQAQRNILADILKDAGYKTDLAENGEVALRKFGANQYAIVLTDLKMPGKDGLDVLKHIHNSDQDTQVIIMTAFGTIPGAVNAIKIGAYDYLTKPFKKDDLLQVVDRAAEKVKLLKENARLKNEISNRYQYASIIGQSPEMRQIFSMIERVAKVDATVLITGKSGTGKELVARAVHYNGNRKEGPFVALNCGAIPETLIESELFGHEKGAFTGAAKTYMGKFEQAQGGTIFLDEIGTMRLDLQIRLLRVLQEKKVQKLGSNQSIDLDVRVIAASNENLEELINEKKFRSDLYHRLNVFSIALPSLKDRFQDIPLLVRHFLEKYADQYKKEIPALSPDALNKLEKYPFPGNVRELENIIEKTIILTDHNPILADDLMLPSTKPQNNNVKEIDSNGSLTDIEYKLISDALIESNGSIKKASEALGISYKTLQYRMKKFNMHKNDFR, from the coding sequence ATGCACATACTCATTGTAGATGACGAACAAGCCCAGCGTAATATTTTGGCAGATATTTTAAAAGACGCCGGCTATAAAACAGATTTGGCTGAAAATGGAGAAGTTGCTTTACGTAAGTTTGGGGCTAATCAATATGCCATTGTATTAACAGATTTAAAAATGCCAGGGAAGGATGGGTTGGATGTATTGAAGCATATTCATAATTCTGACCAGGATACACAGGTTATTATTATGACAGCATTTGGTACAATTCCTGGTGCCGTTAATGCCATTAAAATTGGAGCGTATGATTATTTAACAAAGCCGTTTAAAAAAGACGACCTATTACAGGTTGTTGACCGTGCTGCTGAGAAAGTAAAATTGCTTAAAGAAAATGCACGATTAAAAAATGAAATATCCAATCGCTATCAATATGCAAGCATAATTGGCCAAAGCCCTGAGATGAGGCAAATATTTAGCATGATTGAGCGGGTTGCTAAGGTTGATGCCACTGTTTTAATTACTGGGAAAAGTGGCACGGGCAAAGAATTGGTGGCCCGGGCTGTTCACTATAATGGCAACAGAAAAGAAGGCCCTTTTGTAGCGCTTAATTGCGGCGCGATCCCGGAAACCCTAATAGAGAGTGAATTGTTTGGACATGAAAAAGGTGCTTTTACAGGTGCTGCCAAAACCTACATGGGTAAATTTGAGCAGGCACAAGGCGGGACGATTTTTTTAGATGAAATCGGTACCATGCGTCTTGATTTGCAAATTCGGTTGTTACGAGTTCTTCAGGAAAAAAAGGTGCAGAAACTTGGGTCAAATCAATCTATAGATTTAGATGTACGGGTAATTGCGGCCTCAAATGAAAACCTTGAAGAATTGATTAATGAGAAGAAATTCCGCTCTGATTTGTATCACCGGTTAAATGTTTTTTCGATTGCTTTGCCGTCACTTAAAGATCGATTCCAGGATATTCCATTGCTGGTTCGGCATTTCCTGGAAAAATATGCTGATCAATATAAAAAAGAGATCCCGGCGCTATCCCCGGATGCATTGAACAAACTTGAGAAATATCCTTTCCCGGGGAATGTGCGAGAATTGGAAAATATTATTGAGAAGACAATTATTCTTACAGACCATAATCCAATCCTGGCAGATGACTTAATGCTGCCGTCAACGAAACCGCAAAACAATAATGTAAAGGAAATAGATTCCAACGGCTCTTTGACAGATATTGAATATAAGCTGATCAGTGATGCGTTAATTGAGAGCAATGGCTCAATCAAAAAGGCATCGGAAGCTTTGGGTATATCTTATAAAACTCTTCAATACCGCATGAAAAAATTTAATATGCATAAAAATGATTTCAGATAA
- a CDS encoding ABC transporter permease subunit, producing the protein MIKILTIKEFKNILLSPKFSVTFLMTSILILLSLFIGIQEYNIKQVQFETGNKMAAQQLSERTHWGGANTQIFREPNPMQIFVSGVSNDIGRFSNISEYDPVKLRKSMYSDDPVFAVFRSIDLVFIIQVVLSLLAILFTYDSINGEREDGTLKLVLANAIPRWKYLFAKFSGAWLGLIVPLSIPLLIGLLLLMVYNIPIQPMAARLSLLIVMGLLYYTFFIGIGLLISALTRNSSSSFLFLLVFWVVAVLIVPRIGTMAAGQIVPTISQSEIESQIEQFANQQWQKHEDYLKDVWKERNLETDGLSAEERQAYKDEKMWQWMEEDDNARNAMQKEISEYSRRAKEKMVNQKSEQENLGFNLARISPAATFMLSAMNLAGTDVHLKNRYEKDLDTYKESFTDFTNKKAKESGDSGGIRITMDSESGMSIKMADMKKTLDTSDMPRFVNLPRRMATVLSQTIIDFGILSTMILLTLGASFLAFVRYDVR; encoded by the coding sequence ATGATAAAAATATTAACCATCAAAGAGTTTAAAAATATACTGCTAAGCCCAAAATTTTCTGTTACATTTTTAATGACTTCAATTTTGATTCTTTTAAGTCTGTTTATTGGAATACAAGAATACAATATAAAACAGGTCCAGTTTGAAACCGGGAATAAAATGGCGGCACAACAATTAAGTGAGCGCACGCATTGGGGAGGTGCCAATACACAAATTTTCCGTGAGCCAAATCCTATGCAGATTTTTGTTTCTGGTGTCAGTAACGATATTGGCCGTTTCTCAAATATCAGCGAATATGATCCTGTGAAGTTGCGCAAAAGCATGTATTCCGACGATCCCGTTTTTGCCGTATTCAGATCCATTGACCTGGTTTTTATTATTCAGGTGGTTTTATCTTTGCTCGCAATACTCTTTACGTACGATTCGATAAATGGCGAACGCGAGGATGGCACATTAAAACTTGTTTTGGCAAACGCCATCCCACGCTGGAAGTATTTGTTTGCTAAATTTAGCGGCGCCTGGCTCGGTCTGATTGTACCATTATCAATTCCGCTTTTAATTGGTTTATTATTACTAATGGTTTATAACATTCCTATTCAGCCAATGGCAGCAAGGCTATCTCTGTTAATTGTAATGGGATTATTGTACTATACTTTTTTTATCGGCATCGGATTATTGATTTCGGCCTTAACACGCAACTCATCATCATCCTTTTTGTTTTTGCTTGTTTTCTGGGTAGTAGCCGTATTAATTGTACCGCGTATTGGTACAATGGCTGCGGGGCAAATAGTACCAACGATTTCCCAAAGTGAAATTGAAAGCCAGATTGAACAATTTGCAAACCAGCAATGGCAAAAGCACGAAGACTATCTGAAGGATGTTTGGAAGGAACGCAACCTGGAAACTGATGGGTTGAGCGCAGAAGAAAGGCAAGCTTATAAAGATGAAAAAATGTGGCAATGGATGGAAGAAGATGACAATGCCAGAAATGCCATGCAAAAAGAAATATCCGAATACAGCCGCAGGGCGAAGGAAAAAATGGTTAATCAAAAAAGCGAGCAGGAAAACCTGGGATTTAACCTGGCACGGATTTCGCCCGCGGCAACTTTTATGCTTTCGGCTATGAATTTGGCCGGCACAGACGTCCATCTAAAAAACCGGTATGAAAAAGATCTGGACACTTACAAAGAATCCTTTACAGATTTTACAAATAAGAAAGCCAAAGAAAGTGGAGATAGCGGCGGTATTCGAATTACAATGGATTCAGAAAGTGGTATGTCAATAAAAATGGCTGATATGAAAAAAACGCTTGATACCAGTGACATGCCCCGTTTTGTAAATCTTCCACGCAGAATGGCAACTGTTTTAAGCCAGACAATTATTGATTTTGGAATTTTAAGTACAATGATTTTATTAACATTGGGTGCCTCATTTTTGGCTTTTGTAAGATATGATGTAAGATAG
- a CDS encoding PDZ domain-containing protein: MRLSIKSFIISVLLFVFVQNLSAQMMIKATGDVFNLPELSAVIVEQDKKIVVIATMAHMRPADYKDIDLENNDQIFMANGKKIKSVKQLKNMYNELAVGDKLKMAVKRGDENQLVSFAKADPEDLPKMKIQTKTLTPEEAAEMEKNGGGMKIMRKTVGPDGKVKTEINGKEVDKKDD, translated from the coding sequence ATGCGTTTATCAATTAAATCATTTATTATTTCGGTTTTACTATTTGTTTTTGTTCAAAACTTATCAGCACAAATGATGATTAAGGCTACTGGAGACGTTTTTAATTTGCCGGAACTATCGGCGGTGATTGTGGAGCAGGATAAGAAAATTGTGGTAATTGCCACCATGGCACATATGCGTCCGGCAGATTATAAAGATATTGATCTCGAAAACAATGATCAGATTTTTATGGCCAATGGCAAAAAAATCAAATCAGTGAAACAGTTGAAAAATATGTACAACGAATTAGCTGTTGGGGATAAGCTAAAAATGGCTGTCAAACGCGGTGATGAGAATCAGCTTGTTTCATTTGCAAAAGCCGATCCTGAAGACTTACCCAAAATGAAAATACAGACTAAAACACTTACTCCGGAAGAAGCAGCAGAAATGGAAAAAAATGGTGGCGGTATGAAAATAATGCGTAAAACTGTTGGTCCCGATGGCAAAGTAAAAACAGAAATCAATGGAAAAGAAGTTGATAAAAAAGATGACTAA